A stretch of Acidobacteriota bacterium DNA encodes these proteins:
- a CDS encoding sodium-dependent transporter: MERERWGTRIGLILAMAGNAIGLGNFLRFPVKAAANGGGAFMIPYFTAFLLLGIPLMWVEWGIGRYGGKHGHGTAPGMFHVLWRNPISKYLGVLGVILPFTIVIYYVFIESWTLGFAYFSATGKYFGNQTRELMGQFLRGYQGIEQNQFFTSLFPALIFFIITFAINFYFLYRGISKGIEVLAKIGMPLLFILALILVIRVLTLGTPNPEHPDWNIANGMGFIWNPGFSRLTEANIWLVAAGQIFFTLSLGAGLIHTYASYIREQDDIVLSGLATSSTNEFAEIVCGGTIAIPAAVAFFGLAETQIIAQGGAFDLGFQSLPVIFQKIPLGQLFGALWFFLLFIAGITSSVALTQPAIAFLQDELKWKRSKAVIVAMSVLFVSTLCVIFFFKYGFLDELDFWAGTFGLVVFSVTEIIIFAWIFGMDKAWNEIHKGADIRIPRFFYFIMKYITPLYLLILLGAWTYQEAYKKFFMIGEDPLRKSYLWGARGMIAIFIIVVSILVWKVWKRREKET, from the coding sequence ATGGAAAGAGAAAGGTGGGGAACGAGGATTGGATTGATACTGGCCATGGCTGGAAATGCCATAGGACTGGGAAATTTCTTGAGATTTCCTGTAAAGGCAGCAGCCAATGGTGGAGGAGCCTTCATGATCCCCTACTTTACAGCCTTCCTTCTTTTAGGTATTCCCCTTATGTGGGTTGAATGGGGGATTGGCCGTTATGGCGGAAAGCATGGCCATGGAACAGCTCCAGGAATGTTCCATGTTCTATGGAGAAACCCCATCTCCAAATATCTGGGCGTCTTGGGTGTGATTCTTCCTTTTACTATTGTAATCTATTATGTCTTCATTGAATCCTGGACCTTAGGCTTTGCATATTTTTCAGCCACTGGAAAATACTTCGGAAATCAAACCAGAGAACTCATGGGCCAGTTTCTAAGAGGATATCAGGGTATTGAGCAGAATCAATTTTTTACAAGTCTTTTTCCTGCTCTGATATTTTTCATTATCACCTTTGCCATAAATTTCTACTTCCTCTACAGAGGAATTTCCAAAGGTATTGAGGTTTTGGCCAAGATAGGGATGCCCTTATTGTTCATTTTAGCTCTTATCCTTGTTATAAGGGTTCTTACCTTAGGAACCCCCAATCCTGAGCACCCTGACTGGAACATTGCCAATGGAATGGGATTCATCTGGAACCCTGGTTTTTCCAGACTGACAGAGGCCAATATATGGTTAGTGGCAGCAGGTCAGATATTCTTCACCTTAAGTCTTGGTGCGGGGCTCATCCATACCTATGCCAGTTATATCAGAGAGCAGGATGATATTGTGCTTTCAGGATTGGCCACATCCTCCACCAATGAATTTGCAGAGATAGTCTGTGGAGGAACCATTGCCATTCCTGCAGCAGTAGCCTTTTTTGGACTAGCAGAGACCCAGATCATCGCCCAGGGTGGAGCCTTTGATCTTGGATTCCAATCCCTTCCTGTCATATTCCAGAAGATCCCCTTGGGCCAACTCTTTGGTGCTCTCTGGTTCTTTCTCCTTTTCATTGCTGGAATCACCTCCTCAGTGGCTTTGACCCAACCTGCCATAGCCTTTCTCCAGGATGAGCTAAAATGGAAAAGATCCAAGGCTGTGATTGTAGCCATGTCTGTATTATTTGTTTCCACCCTTTGCGTTATCTTCTTTTTCAAATATGGATTCTTAGATGAGCTGGACTTCTGGGCAGGAACCTTTGGTTTAGTGGTATTTTCTGTTACAGAGATCATCATCTTTGCCTGGATCTTTGGAATGGATAAGGCATGGAATGAGATTCACAAAGGAGCAGATATCCGCATTCCCAGATTTTTCTACTTTATAATGAAATATATTACACCCCTCTATCTTCTTATTCTCTTGGGAGCATGGACCTATCAAGAGGCCTATAAAAAATTCTTTATGATTGGTGAGGATCCTTTAAGAAAGT